In the genome of Leptospira kanakyensis, one region contains:
- a CDS encoding ABC transporter permease, with translation MLFLAIRQIFSRPQQSILTLIGIVLGTAGYIVFSGIMLGFQAVITDQLVNSDGQIKISPKDELVTERTFEDVFFQGKVVRWLSPPSGRTDHSQLTNVLGWMDKLSNDHRVLSFAPQLSKEVIFVNGKTTAPARFVGVDPQIQPKVTNLSDYIVEGKLSDLSRGTSLAIMGEGVLNKLGAKMGDTISVYIPGTDLIPVKVVGILSTGNRLIDEVTVYSSLSSVQSITKSSGEISQIIVKIKDIRAAAEIAEDLRYFSKDKVESWDEVNASILQVFRTQDIVRNSTTFTIILVVAFGIYNILNMVVNQKKKEVAILRSIGFDEKDTIQLFIFQGLFLGTLGAVIGILVGIIGCYYIDGIPIGDPKQNSKALMKTMMISWDWIIYVKGFFIAVLSASIASYIPARMASRLSPVDIIRGAT, from the coding sequence ATGTTGTTTCTTGCGATTAGGCAAATTTTTTCTAGGCCACAACAATCGATCCTAACTCTGATTGGAATAGTTCTCGGAACTGCAGGTTACATTGTATTTTCAGGAATTATGTTAGGATTCCAAGCAGTCATCACTGACCAATTAGTAAATTCCGATGGACAAATTAAAATTTCACCTAAGGACGAACTTGTTACAGAAAGAACCTTTGAAGATGTTTTTTTTCAGGGTAAAGTGGTTCGATGGTTGTCTCCACCATCTGGCCGAACCGATCATTCTCAGTTAACTAATGTTCTTGGGTGGATGGATAAACTTTCCAATGACCATAGAGTTCTTTCGTTTGCTCCCCAATTGTCAAAAGAAGTTATTTTTGTGAATGGAAAAACGACGGCACCGGCCAGGTTTGTTGGTGTCGATCCCCAGATCCAACCTAAGGTTACAAACTTAAGTGATTATATCGTCGAAGGAAAATTGTCTGATTTATCTCGTGGAACTTCACTAGCGATTATGGGGGAGGGAGTTCTTAATAAACTCGGTGCCAAAATGGGAGATACAATTTCGGTATATATTCCCGGCACAGATTTGATCCCTGTAAAGGTCGTTGGAATTTTGAGCACAGGAAATAGGCTCATCGATGAAGTGACTGTATACTCCTCGTTATCTTCCGTACAAAGTATTACAAAGTCAAGTGGTGAAATTTCGCAAATCATTGTTAAAATTAAAGACATACGTGCGGCTGCAGAAATTGCTGAGGATTTACGATACTTTAGCAAAGACAAGGTGGAAAGTTGGGACGAAGTTAATGCAAGTATTTTACAAGTTTTTAGAACACAAGACATTGTTCGAAATTCTACTACCTTTACCATTATCCTTGTAGTTGCATTTGGAATTTATAATATCTTAAATATGGTGGTGAACCAAAAGAAAAAGGAAGTGGCCATCCTTCGTTCGATTGGTTTTGATGAAAAGGATACAATCCAACTTTTTATTTTTCAAGGTTTGTTTTTGGGAACTTTGGGTGCGGTGATTGGAATCCTCGTGGGAATTATTGGATGTTATTATATAGATGGAATTCCCATTGGAGACCCAAAACAAAATTCAAAGGCACTAATGAAAACCATGATGATATCCTGGGACTGGATCATTTATGTAAAAGGATTTTTTATCGCAGTCCTAAGTGCATCGATTGCAAGTTATATTCCGGCTCGTATGGCAAGTCGTCTTTCTCCTGTTGATATCATTCGAGGAGCAACCTAA
- the mtaB gene encoding tRNA (N(6)-L-threonylcarbamoyladenosine(37)-C(2))-methylthiotransferase MtaB produces the protein MKIKFHTLGCRLNFFETDGMYSVLKDKGFSLAEAEEKAEYIVVNTCTVTNKADVKNRNIIRNAIRTNPGAKVYVTGCYAETDKEILQNIPGVFGVFGNTEKSSLPYKILEDWEGKKIETNLSFDRFSYSDVLPEGHTRAYLKIQDGCNRKCSYCKIPAARGLGVSRNYNDVLDQVRYLQDNGVGEIQLTGVNLGWYRLENGEKGFLNLLEDILKILEYSRIRLSSIEPPDVGSGLIDLMKHPRFCKFLHIPIQSGSRKVLKDMRRTYHPDAFRTRIELAKEKLPNLFLGTDVIVGFPSETEIEFQETKQLLVELGFAKLHVFPYSVRKGTSAESFGDPIPGDEKKRRVLDLMSLSSELHTKYAESAIGKTFEAILESDGRFVTDNYLKGRLADSFSFDTLQKGQFVDVRCLEYKPAKDREGEFVFGLSR, from the coding sequence TTGAAAATTAAATTCCATACACTCGGTTGTCGGTTGAATTTTTTTGAAACCGACGGTATGTATTCTGTTCTGAAAGACAAAGGTTTTTCCTTGGCGGAAGCTGAGGAAAAGGCCGAATACATAGTTGTCAATACCTGTACCGTGACAAACAAAGCCGATGTAAAAAATAGAAACATCATCCGTAATGCGATTCGTACAAATCCTGGAGCTAAGGTTTATGTAACGGGTTGTTATGCAGAAACAGACAAAGAAATTTTACAAAACATTCCTGGTGTGTTTGGAGTATTCGGAAATACAGAAAAAAGTTCCCTTCCTTATAAAATCCTAGAGGATTGGGAAGGCAAAAAAATCGAAACTAACTTATCCTTCGATCGTTTCTCCTATTCTGATGTTTTACCAGAAGGGCATACACGCGCTTATTTAAAAATCCAAGATGGATGTAACAGAAAATGTTCCTATTGTAAAATTCCTGCTGCACGCGGCCTTGGTGTCAGTAGAAATTATAATGATGTTTTAGACCAAGTTAGATACCTACAAGACAATGGGGTTGGTGAAATTCAGTTAACAGGTGTTAATTTGGGTTGGTACCGATTAGAAAATGGAGAAAAAGGATTTTTAAATCTTTTAGAGGATATTTTAAAAATCTTAGAATACTCGCGCATTCGCCTTTCTTCCATTGAGCCACCTGACGTAGGATCTGGATTAATCGATTTAATGAAACATCCTAGGTTCTGTAAATTTTTACACATTCCCATCCAAAGTGGAAGCCGTAAAGTATTGAAAGATATGCGAAGGACATACCATCCAGATGCATTCCGCACAAGAATCGAACTTGCCAAAGAAAAACTTCCTAATTTATTCCTCGGAACAGATGTGATTGTTGGATTCCCTTCCGAAACAGAAATTGAATTCCAGGAAACAAAACAATTATTAGTGGAACTTGGTTTTGCTAAGTTACATGTTTTTCCATATTCCGTCCGCAAAGGAACGAGTGCGGAATCTTTTGGAGATCCCATTCCTGGGGACGAAAAAAAACGTAGAGTGTTAGACCTGATGTCACTCAGTTCAGAACTTCATACTAAATATGCAGAATCTGCGATTGGAAAAACATTCGAAGCCATTCTCGAAAGTGATGGAAGGTTTGTGACTGACAATTATCTCAAAGGTAGACTGGCTGATTCTTTTTCCTTTGATACCCTCCAAAAAGGTCAATTTGTGGATGTTAGGTGTTTGGAATACAAACCTGCCAAAGATAGGGAAGGTGAGTTTGTATTTGGACTTTCCCGCTAA
- a CDS encoding efflux RND transporter periplasmic adaptor subunit: MDRKKLYFVLVSFVIILILLFSFFFRTSKTNRVLVERGSLVEAVYALGTVKPVDNFSLKFGIAASVREIFVEEGQTVKKGQALLTNDSGITFRSPLDGTLTKLNVAKNETAMPGLPLLEIQNLKSVYISVSLDQESALRVKPGMRVQLSFESIRGNVYQGKVERIYPSNGQFLVRIEADELPEGILPDMTTDVAIAVSSKENVVLVPLVAVDRGKVTRFREGNKDKIEIRIGAINSEFGELLQGDLKEGDEVLVKN, encoded by the coding sequence ATGGATCGTAAAAAACTATATTTTGTTTTAGTCAGTTTTGTAATCATTCTAATTTTACTTTTTTCCTTTTTCTTTCGTACCTCTAAAACAAACAGAGTTTTGGTGGAAAGAGGGTCTCTTGTGGAAGCAGTCTACGCTTTGGGTACGGTGAAACCTGTGGATAACTTCAGTTTGAAGTTTGGGATCGCAGCATCTGTCCGTGAGATTTTTGTAGAAGAAGGACAAACTGTTAAAAAAGGCCAAGCCCTTCTTACCAATGATTCAGGGATTACGTTTCGTTCTCCATTAGATGGAACTTTGACAAAACTCAATGTAGCAAAAAATGAAACGGCAATGCCCGGCCTTCCTCTATTAGAAATTCAAAATTTAAAATCAGTATATATTTCTGTTTCTCTCGATCAGGAATCTGCCTTACGTGTGAAACCAGGTATGAGAGTCCAACTGAGTTTTGAATCCATTAGAGGGAATGTATATCAAGGTAAAGTTGAAAGGATTTATCCTTCCAATGGACAATTTTTAGTTAGGATTGAGGCAGATGAACTTCCTGAAGGTATTTTACCTGATATGACAACGGATGTAGCCATTGCAGTTTCCTCCAAAGAAAATGTCGTTTTGGTTCCGTTAGTTGCCGTAGATAGAGGGAAAGTAACTCGGTTTCGCGAAGGGAACAAGGATAAAATTGAGATTCGGATTGGAGCCATTAATTCAGAGTTTGGTGAACTCCTCCAAGGAGATTTGAAAGAAGGCGACGAAGTATTGGTTAAAAATTAA
- a CDS encoding tetratricopeptide repeat protein → MKHLIYAFATTCLLVTSLYSQEKEQVGSAYFQAVDEYKVKNYNKSIELVKGLLADGKSSYEFYALLAFNYDKLNDFENSYKNILEARKRKPDDEDLLQGSLAILTRHKKWKPAIELAEKTIPLYPQNPEVRYFYALALSERGASKTALSQIEKAKAGSPSDFRMLELEGKIYYNLKNYDKADVSLRWASSLNQKSPEIWNNLALVQESLYKSNKKLGKKSQANTYLSEAKECIQKASDLNGESNTIKENSKRIVALNEL, encoded by the coding sequence ATGAAACATTTGATTTACGCTTTTGCTACTACTTGTCTTCTCGTAACATCCCTGTACTCCCAAGAAAAAGAACAAGTTGGTTCTGCCTACTTTCAAGCTGTTGACGAATATAAAGTAAAAAATTACAACAAGTCCATTGAACTAGTCAAAGGTCTTTTGGCTGATGGAAAGTCATCTTACGAATTTTATGCGCTCCTAGCGTTTAACTATGATAAGTTAAATGATTTTGAAAATTCTTATAAAAACATTTTAGAAGCAAGAAAACGTAAACCCGACGATGAAGACCTTCTACAAGGAAGTCTTGCGATTCTAACCCGTCATAAAAAGTGGAAACCTGCGATAGAACTTGCTGAAAAAACCATTCCCTTATACCCACAAAATCCAGAAGTAAGATACTTTTATGCGTTGGCTCTTTCGGAGAGAGGAGCATCCAAAACAGCTCTTTCGCAAATCGAAAAAGCAAAAGCAGGAAGTCCTAGTGACTTTCGAATGTTAGAGTTAGAAGGTAAAATTTATTATAATCTAAAAAACTATGATAAAGCAGATGTGAGTTTACGTTGGGCATCTTCTCTAAATCAAAAATCTCCTGAAATCTGGAATAACTTGGCTCTTGTTCAAGAGTCACTTTACAAATCGAATAAAAAATTGGGTAAAAAATCCCAAGCAAACACCTATTTGTCGGAAGCAAAAGAATGCATCCAAAAAGCTTCTGACTTAAACGGGGAAAGTAACACAATCAAAGAAAATTCTAAACGGATTGTCGCACTGAACGAACTTTGA